A region from the Pempheris klunzingeri isolate RE-2024b chromosome 17, fPemKlu1.hap1, whole genome shotgun sequence genome encodes:
- the qtrt1 gene encoding queuine tRNA-ribosyltransferase catalytic subunit 1 — MAATGECGAEINTSQDSMSLKKALPAASSLTLRIIAECPVTKARACDLILPHSAVSTPVFMPVGTQGTLKGITVDQLEALGCQICLGNTYHLGMRPGPDLIEKAKGLHGFMNWKRNLLTDSGGFQMVSLVELSEVTEEGVKFKSPYDGKEILLSPEKSISIQNSLGSDIMMQLDDVVSSTVTGPRVEEAMHRSIRWLDRCIAANRNPDKQNLFAIIQGGLNAELRKACLAEMTQRDVPGFAIGGLSGGEEKDDFWRMVTLSTDHLPREKPRYLMGVGYAVDLVVCVALGCDMFDCVFPTRTARFGSALVPWGSLQVKQKQYAKDFQPIDPDCQCHTCKRHSRAYLHALFKSDTAAMHHITIHNIAYQLTLMRSVRQSIMEGRFPDFIRTFMKRLFPSRDQYPGWAVDALASVNVTLD, encoded by the exons ATGGCTGCCACCGGAGAGTGTGGAGCCGAAATTAATACTTCACAAGACAGCATGTCTTTAAAGAAAGCTCTGCCCGCAGCTTCTTCTCTTACTCTGCGAATTATTGCTGAGTGTCCGGTCACAAAGGCAAGAGCTTGTGATCTAATTCTGCCTCACTCCGCCGTCAGTACCCCGGTGTTCATGCCTGTGGGTACCCAGGGGACTCTGAAGGGAATCACTGTGGATCAGCTGGAGGCTCTTGGATGTCAGATTTGTCTTGGAAACACATACCACCTGGGCATGAGGCCG GGGCCTGATTTGATTGAGAAAGCCAAAGGTTTACATGGGTTCATGAACTGGAAAAGAAATCTTTTAACT GACAGTGGGGGGTTTCAAATGGTGTCTCTCGTTGAGCTCTCGGAGGTCACTGAAGAAGGAGTGAAGTTCAAGTCCCCTTACGATGGCAAAGAGATCCTCCTAAGTCCTGAGAAGTCCATCAGCATACAGAACAGCCTGG GGTCAGACATCATGATGCAGCTGGACGACGTGGTCAGCAGTACTGTGACAGGACCACGGGTGGAGGAGGCAATGCACAGATCCATTCGCTGGCTGGACAGATGCATAGCAGCAAATAGAAATCCAGACAAGCAGAACCTTTTTGCCATCATCCAGGGAGGGCTGAATGCAGAGCTGCGCAAGGCCTGTCTAGCTG AGATGACTCAGCGTGATGTTCCTGGTTTTGCCATCGGTGGcctgagtggaggagaggagaaggatgaCTTCTGGCGGATGGTCACACTGAGCACTGACCACCTGCCACGAGAAAAGCCTCGATACCTCATGGGTGTGGG ATATGCTGTGGATTTGGTGGTGTGTGTGGCTCTGGGATGTGATATGTTTGACTGCGTGTTCCCCACTCGCACGGCA AGGTTTGGCTCTGCCTTGGTGCCTTGGGGATCGCTGCAGGTGAAACAGAAGCAGTATGCCAAGGACTTCCAGCCCATAGATCCAGACTGCCAGTGTCACACCTGCAAGAG acATAGTCGGGCTTACCTCCATGCTTTGTTTAAGAGTGACACTGCAGCCATGCATCACATCACCATCCACAACATCGCCTACCAG CTCACCCTGATGCGCTCTGTGAGACAGAGTATCATGGAGGGCCGCTTCCCTGACTTTATACGGACGTTCATGAAGCGACTGTTTCCCTCTCGTGACCAGTACCCCGGCTGGGCTGTGGATGCTCTAGCCTCCGTCAACGTTACGTTGGATTAG